Proteins from a genomic interval of Bradysia coprophila strain Holo2 chromosome X, BU_Bcop_v1, whole genome shotgun sequence:
- the LOC119082626 gene encoding uncharacterized protein LOC119082626 — protein sequence MKLVVIFGVCLCMQRISASARNDDCPDKLKALQEELGKFFKNFDKEHKIAKDWVDKIQKKCQTLSNDLNRLTAKLNTCNEEEVECLVAEFLESFFNIHIDITEHLAPSFERQVNLLLSMVDDLKSKTKWNCTDGKACTCSCEAKLNEIICELDASFDILETAGAVVLGYVARLLEFCNELNELAEKFDCTYHPICNESNESGEKDRSRSEKDESDEYDGKDNSREKKGKRDNSREKDKSCEKGVSNESDEEDQCCESVGSNFDWLAVVKAFVMRFDLDEPAGILTNISEICDRTDEGIHDWLHRLKF from the exons ATGAAGCTAGTGGTAATTTTTGGTGTATGCTTGTGTATGCAG CGAATCTCTGCATCCGCTCGAAACGATGACTGTCCAGATAAATTGAAAGCCCTACAAGAAGAATTGGGCAAGTTCTTTAAGAACTTTGACAAAGAGCACAAAATTGCCAAAGATTGGGtagataaaatacaaaaaaagtgCCAAACGCTGTCGAACGATCTGAATAGACTCACCGCGAAACTCAATACATGCAATGAAGAGGAAGTAGAATGCCTAGTCGCCGAATTCTTGGAATCCTTCTTTAATATACATATTGACATTACGGAACATTTAGCCCCATCGTTTGAAAGGCAGGTCAATTTATTACTGAGTATGGTCGATGATCTTAAGAGTAAAACGAAATGGAACTGTACGGACGGCAAAGCGTGTACATGTTCGTGCGAAGCGAAACTAAACGAGATAATTTGTGAACTAGATGCATCCTTTGACATATTGGAAACAGCTGGCGCTGTAGTGCTCGGATATGTGGCCCGTTTGTTGGAATTTTGTAACGAGTTGAATGAGTTAGCAGAGAAATTCGACTGTACTTATCACCCGATCTGCAATGAAAGCAATGAGAGTGGCGAAAAGGATAGAAGCAGAAGCGAAAAGGATGAAAGTGACGAATATGATGGAAAAGACAATAGTCGAGAGAAAAAAGGTAAAAGAGACAATAGTCGAGAAAAAGATAAAAGTTGCGAGAAAGGCGTCAGTAACGAAAGTGATGAAGAGGATCAATGTTGTGAATCTGTTGGAAGTAACTTCGATTGGTTGGCAGTAGTAAAAGCATTCGTAATGAGATTTGATCTAGATGAACCTGCTGGAATATTAACCAATATCAGTGAGATTTGCGATCGCACAGACGAAGGAATTCACGATTGGTTACATAGGCTAAAGTTCTGA